One stretch of Paramormyrops kingsleyae isolate MSU_618 chromosome 4, PKINGS_0.4, whole genome shotgun sequence DNA includes these proteins:
- the LOC111860261 gene encoding tripartite motif-containing protein 16-like — MTEKTKLNPISVCGKMAEDRVAVDANEFSCAICLDLLKDPVTIPCGHSYCMSCIKSCWDREDHAGVYSCPQCRQTFTPRPVLGRNTILAEVVEKQKRTGLQAATPADQYAGDAECNVCTGRKHKAVKSCLVCLASYCETDLQLHNKLHHAKQHKLIDAISHLKDKVCSHHDKPLEIYCCTDQQCICYHCTMDEHRGHDTVSAAVGRAEKQKQMGETQREFQQTIQMREKELQELREAVGSFTSSAQSAVEDSERIFTEMILSIERRRSEVTKLIRDQEKAAVSQAEGDMERLKQDIDELKRRHSELEQLSHTEDHIHVLQMCRGLPVTPVAGFGPRISVSPHCYFENVKKLFSELKDQLENICEKETAEIHQTVAKDAVLPILVPRTRAEFLQYSCQLTLDPNTANNNLHLSEGNRVVTWKEETQPYPDHQERFDSFYYVLCTEGLTGCCYWEVEWSGKGVGIAVTYKGISRKGGSDDSRLGYNDKSWRLYCSTSSYLFRHNNKKTAIAAPPSPRIGVYLDHRAGTLSFYSVSDTVTLLHRVQATFTEPLYPGFGLYKGTAKLC; from the exons TCCTATCAGTGTTTgtggtaaaatggcagaagacAGAGTTGCAGTGGATGCAAATGAGTTCAGCTGTGCAATCTGtctggatctactgaaggatccagtgactattccctgtggacacagttactgtatgagctgcattaagagctgctgggatcgggaggatcatgctggagtttacagctgcccccagtgtagacagaccttcacacccagacctgttctgggcagaaacaccataCTGGCTGAAGTGGTGGAAAAACAGAAGAGgactggactacaagcagctactcctgctgaccaGTATGCTGGAGATGCGGAGTGTAAcgtctgtactgggagaaaacacaaagctgtcaagtcctgcctggtgtgtctggcctccTACTGTGAAACTGACCTGCAGCTTCACAATAAACTCCACCATGCAAAACAACACAAGCTGATTGATGCCATCAGCCATCTGAaggacaaggtctgttcccaccatgacaaacccctggagATCTACTGCTGTACTgaccagcagtgtatctgttatCACTGTACAATGgatgaacacagaggccatgatacagtctcagctgctGTAGGAAGGGCAGAGAAACAG AAACAAATGGGTGAAACTCAGAGGGAATTTCAGCAGACAattcagatgagagagaaggagctgcaggagctgagagaggctgtgggcTCATTCACA agctcagcacagtcagcagtggaggacagtgagagaatcttcactgagatgatcctctccattgagagaagacgctctgaggtgacaaagctgatcagagatcaggagaaggctgcagtgagtcaggctgaaggagacatggagagactgaagcaggatattgatgaactgaagaggagacactctgagctggagcagctttcacacacagaggatcacatccatgtcctccag ATGTGCCGGGGTCTTCCTGTCACCCCTGTAGCCggatttggacccagaatcTCTGTCAGTCCACACTGCTATTTTGAAAATGTGAAGAAGTTGTTTTCTGAACTGAAGGATCAACTGGAGAATATTTGCGAAAAGGAAACAGCAGAGATCCATCAAACAG TTGCCAAAGACGCCGTCTTACCAATATTAgtgcccaggaccagagcagaattcttacaat ATTCCTGTCAGCTCACTCTGGatcccaacacagcaaacaataACCTCCATCTGTCTGAGGGGAACAGAGTGGTGACATGGAAGGAAGAGAcacagccatatcctgatcaccAGGAGAGGTTTGACTCATTCTATTATGTGCTgtgtacagagggtctgactggGTGCTGCTACTGGGAAGTTGAGTGGAGCGGGAAAGGGGTCGGTATAGCCGTCACATATAAAGGGATCAGCAGGAAAGGAGGGAGTGATGACAGCAGGCTtggatacaatgacaagtccTGGCGTTTGTACTGCTCAACCTCCAGTTACTTATTCCGGCATAACAATAAGAAGACTGCGatagctgcccccccctcccccaggataGGAGTGTACCTGGATCACAGGGCAggaactctgtccttctacagcgTCTCTGACACAGTGACCCTCCTGCACAGGGTCCAGGCCACATTCACTGAGCCTCTCTATCCTGGGTTTGGGCTTTATAAAGGTACAGCAAAACTGTGCTAA